In Mycoavidus cysteinexigens, a genomic segment contains:
- a CDS encoding NACHT domain-containing protein, with the protein MLTPINDLLSRSRPVDSGQLAVQTPQQILEQAEHYKTEADGYAKSGQVDEAERLYQAAQKLFEEDAEKLSHEPQSGKIIESIYLSYGLLLNEQGRRAEAEALEQKRQKFFERYRLNNVGFSKKRTVERGSSSLHLNKKNPPVAIERLAGVDASLFSYPNAKLEALPESSAEAQTFSFTPILTDSAGTDYVGVETLVQNCHGTINAPVHGKNNTVNVHYYSPNRELLPQIQEMHSAVGELKTAYLDRFKEQQALELRSKKEPLAILGQNIEVEYFTAWEEPGEIQDGLAMYVAPQATTVADRKTLFDLDEVVTAFLTQASASGQKTQVLLLRGEAGSGKSTFNRHLARRLWRDYGTASGERPIPLYISLPTIDRPNKNLIGQYLSDKCGFSPEQIDALRASQRFIFILDGYDEIPAEQRNLYADEKLDQWQAKILLSCRPEYLTEGYQNDLQPRGRSRVLLEYQLAPFSEQSIDTYIHQYVQYMQAQWSAQVYQDTLARIPNVKELLGTPFLLKMALSVLPTLDEVQPGQVALTRIKLYERFVQTWFERSLARLGAIQSKLTEAQKSAFHGLKEDGFIEHSQIFNTDFALALSAAKTTVATYSPLARRGIPQDKRYEAFLSNQDEGKKLLRFSALLTCQQQQYRFIHKSIQDYLVARGVWEELEHSAGIDSSMGAEPLNGMKNVQRVWEALNDSDQVNPKGLLNRFNLVEDAAIQRFLVERVVQDKALVRPLLAWVKASARSDSASQGAANAMTILVKTGIQFNGTDLKGIQIPGADLSEGVFDSAELQGADLRRVSLRKSWLRQANLSGAKMQGIRFGEWPYLQEESTVYSCAYSPDGKACALGLGNGTIRVYGTSSWEKTHTLQGHTGSVKSVVYSPSGNQIASGSYDKTVRLWDAHSGEAGPTLQGHTDWVNSVVYSPSGNQIASGSADHTVRLWDAHSGEAGPTLKGHNGLVYSVVYSPSGDQIASGSYDQTVRLWDAHSGEAGPTLQGHTGIVNSVVYSPSGDQIASGSKDQTVRLWDARSGEAGPTLQGHTDSVSSVVYSPSGDQIASGSEDKTVRLWDAHSGEAGPTLQGHTSKVWSVVYSPSGDQIASGSEDDTIRLWDAHSSEAGPTLQGHTRSVFSVVHSPSGDQIASGSEDNTVRLWDAHSGAARHTLRGHTSWVRSVVYSPSGDQIASGSYDQTVRLWDAHSGAAGHTLRGHTSWVRSVVYSPSGDQIASGSEDKTVRLWDAHSGEAGPTLQGHTDWVNSVVYSPSGDQIASGSYDFTVRLWDAHSGEAGPTLQGHTDWVNSVVYSPSGDQIASGSEDKTVRLWDATSGQGLAVVRDFQGGIYSLAWKAISNHSYLVTGCQDKSVRTWQVIEEAGRYEVRLSWSSTHGELVLTDTAIQGVQGLSQVNRALLMQRGADDGTLRSDPEDFSEEEEDYSF; encoded by the coding sequence ATGCTTACACCGATCAATGACCTGCTGTCGAGATCCCGTCCTGTTGACTCAGGACAGCTTGCTGTGCAAACTCCGCAGCAAATACTTGAGCAAGCCGAACACTATAAAACTGAAGCGGATGGATATGCAAAAAGCGGTCAGGTTGATGAAGCAGAAAGGCTTTATCAGGCGGCTCAAAAGCTTTTTGAAGAAGACGCAGAAAAATTGTCCCATGAGCCTCAGTCGGGAAAAATAATTGAGTCTATTTATTTGAGTTATGGCCTATTGTTGAATGAACAGGGGCGCAGGGCCGAAGCAGAGGCGCTAGAACAAAAGAGACAGAAATTTTTTGAGCGATATAGACTCAATAACGTAGGCTTTTCTAAAAAGCGAACGGTTGAGAGGGGGTCAAGTAGTCTGCATTTAAATAAGAAAAACCCTCCCGTTGCCATTGAACGACTTGCCGGGGTGGATGCTTCTTTATTCAGCTATCCAAATGCAAAGCTCGAAGCCCTCCCGGAGAGTTCCGCCGAAGCCCAAACCTTCTCCTTTACACCGATATTAACTGATTCAGCCGGTACCGATTATGTTGGGGTGGAAACGCTAGTACAAAACTGCCATGGCACGATTAATGCGCCAGTCCATGGCAAAAATAACACGGTCAATGTGCATTACTACTCACCGAATAGAGAACTTCTGCCTCAAATCCAAGAAATGCATTCTGCTGTTGGAGAATTAAAAACCGCCTATCTAGATCGGTTTAAAGAACAGCAAGCGCTAGAGCTACGCTCGAAGAAAGAACCGTTGGCCATCTTAGGCCAGAATATCGAGGTGGAATATTTCACCGCGTGGGAAGAACCCGGGGAAATTCAGGATGGGCTGGCGATGTATGTCGCCCCACAGGCGACGACTGTTGCGGATAGAAAGACACTTTTTGATTTAGATGAAGTGGTAACCGCCTTTTTAACACAAGCCAGTGCTTCTGGCCAGAAGACCCAGGTGCTATTGCTGCGGGGCGAAGCGGGTTCAGGTAAATCGACCTTTAACCGCCATTTAGCGCGCCGCTTATGGCGAGACTATGGTACTGCTTCAGGCGAGCGGCCGATCCCGCTGTATATCTCTTTACCGACGATAGACAGGCCCAACAAGAATCTCATTGGCCAGTATTTATCGGATAAATGCGGCTTTTCGCCAGAGCAGATCGACGCGTTGCGGGCAAGTCAGCGCTTTATTTTCATCTTAGATGGCTATGACGAGATTCCTGCGGAACAACGGAATCTCTATGCGGATGAAAAACTCGATCAATGGCAAGCCAAAATTCTACTGAGTTGCCGGCCCGAGTATTTAACGGAAGGCTATCAAAACGATCTGCAACCGCGAGGGCGTTCACGGGTACTCTTGGAGTATCAGCTCGCGCCGTTCTCAGAACAGTCCATCGACACGTATATTCATCAGTATGTTCAATATATGCAAGCTCAGTGGAGCGCTCAAGTCTATCAAGACACGCTAGCGCGTATTCCCAATGTCAAAGAACTGTTAGGCACGCCCTTTTTGCTTAAAATGGCTTTAAGTGTGTTACCGACGTTAGATGAGGTTCAGCCTGGTCAAGTGGCGTTAACCCGAATCAAACTCTATGAGCGGTTTGTGCAGACATGGTTTGAGCGTTCGTTAGCGCGTTTAGGTGCGATTCAGTCTAAATTGACGGAGGCGCAGAAGAGCGCTTTCCATGGTTTGAAAGAAGATGGCTTTATCGAGCATAGCCAAATATTTAATACCGATTTTGCGTTAGCCCTGTCAGCGGCCAAAACTACGGTAGCTACCTATTCCCCGCTCGCTCGCCGTGGAATACCGCAGGATAAACGGTATGAAGCCTTTCTGAGCAATCAGGATGAAGGAAAAAAGCTGCTGCGTTTTAGCGCGTTGCTCACTTGCCAGCAACAGCAATATAGGTTTATTCATAAATCCATCCAGGATTATTTAGTGGCGCGTGGGGTGTGGGAAGAATTAGAACACTCAGCAGGCATAGATTCATCAATGGGTGCTGAGCCCTTGAATGGAATGAAAAATGTGCAGCGCGTATGGGAGGCACTGAATGATTCGGATCAAGTGAATCCAAAAGGATTATTGAATCGCTTCAATCTGGTGGAAGATGCGGCGATTCAGCGCTTTTTAGTGGAGCGTGTGGTGCAAGATAAGGCTTTGGTTAGGCCGCTGCTGGCATGGGTCAAGGCTTCAGCGCGGAGTGATTCGGCGAGTCAAGGGGCTGCGAATGCAATGACGATTTTAGTTAAAACGGGTATCCAGTTTAATGGAACGGATCTGAAGGGCATCCAGATTCCCGGGGCTGATCTGAGTGAGGGGGTATTTGATTCCGCTGAACTGCAAGGGGCGGATTTAAGGAGGGTGAGTTTACGCAAAAGCTGGTTACGCCAAGCCAATTTAAGTGGGGCCAAAATGCAAGGGATCCGGTTTGGCGAGTGGCCTTATCTCCAGGAAGAGAGTACCGTATATTCCTGCGCGTATTCGCCGGATGGGAAAGCGTGTGCACTGGGCCTCGGAAACGGTACGATCCGCGTCTATGGCACCTCGAGCTGGGAGAAAACCCACACCTTACAAGGGCATACCGGCTCTGTTAAGAGCGTGGTGTATTCGCCGAGCGGTAATCAGATCGCCTCGGGCAGTTATGACAAGACGGTACGGCTATGGGACGCGCACAGCGGGGAGGCCGGCCCTACCTTACAAGGGCATACCGACTGGGTTAATAGCGTGGTGTATTCGCCGAGCGGTAATCAGATCGCCTCGGGCAGTGCTGACCATACGGTACGGCTGTGGGACGCACACAGCGGGGAGGCCGGCCCCACCTTAAAAGGGCATAACGGCTTGGTTTATAGCGTGGTGTATTCGCCGAGCGGAGATCAGATCGCCTCGGGGAGTTATGACCAGACGGTACGGCTATGGGACGCGCACAGCGGGGAGGCCGGCCCCACCTTGCAAGGGCATACTGGCATTGTTAATAGCGTGGTGTATTCGCCGAGCGGAGATCAGATCGCCTCGGGTAGTAAGGACCAGACTGTACGGCTGTGGGACGCGCGCAGCGGGGAGGCCGGTCCCACCTTGCAAGGGCATACCGACTCTGTTAGTAGTGTGGTGTATTCGCCGAGCGGAGATCAGATCGCCTCGGGCAGTGAGGACAAGACGGTACGGCTGTGGGACGCGCACAGCGGGGAGGCCGGTCCCACCTTGCAAGGGCATACCTCCAAGGTTTGGAGCGTGGTGTATTCGCCGAGCGGAGATCAGATCGCCTCGGGCAGTGAGGACGATACGATACGGTTGTGGGACGCGCACAGTAGTGAGGCCGGCCCCACCTTACAAGGGCATACCCGCTCTGTTTTTAGCGTGGTGCATTCGCCGAGCGGAGATCAGATTGCCTCGGGCAGTGAGGACAATACGGTACGGCTGTGGGACGCGCACAGCGGCGCGGCTAGGCACACCTTACGCGGACATACCTCCTGGGTTAGGAGCGTGGTGTATTCGCCGAGCGGAGATCAGATCGCCTCGGGGAGTTATGACCAGACGGTACGGCTGTGGGACGCGCACAGCGGCGCGGCTGGGCACACCTTACGCGGACATACCTCCTGGGTTAGGAGCGTGGTGTATTCGCCGAGCGGAGATCAGATCGCCTCGGGCAGTGAGGACAAGACGGTACGGCTGTGGGACGCGCACAGCGGGGAGGCCGGTCCCACCTTGCAAGGGCATACCGACTGGGTTAATAGCGTGGTGTATTCGCCGAGCGGAGATCAGATTGCCTCGGGCAGTTATGACTTCACGGTACGGCTGTGGGACGCGCACAGTGGGGAGGCCGGTCCCACCTTGCAAGGGCATACCGACTGGGTTAATAGCGTGGTGTATTCGCCGAGCGGAGATCAGATCGCCTCGGGCAGTGAGGACAAGACGGTACGGCTGTGGGACGCGACCTCGGGTCAGGGTTTAGCGGTCGTGCGAGATTTTCAGGGAGGTATCTATAGCCTTGCCTGGAAAGCAATATCGAATCACAGCTATTTGGTCACCGGCTGTCAAGATAAATCGGTTCGCACATGGCAAGTCATCGAAGAGGCGGGCCGTTATGAAGTGCGGCTCTCTTGGAGTTCAACGCATGGTGAGCTGGTTTTGACAGACACGGCGATTCAAGGCGTGCAAGGCTTAAGCCAGGTGAATCGAGCGCTGTTGATGCAGAGGGGTGCCGACGACGGGACTTTACGATCTGATCCGGAAGACTTTTCCGAAGAGGAAGAAGACTACTCTTTTTGA
- a CDS encoding ABC transporter substrate-binding protein, whose translation MKEHNQISERRRNMIKTVIAGLGVASVVSAPLIKPSLKLAKKSKQKIIIRTSGGRDHIAYTKILFEPFTKETGIEIEAVISNVEPIAEIRTMVNTRTYRWNMACLSNRAVPILGKEGYLEKHLLEHDPVVSAIVPRFLSEYSVGMNVYSTVLAYREEAFKGRPAPRTWKDFWDVKNFPGRRALRKIPFDTIEEALLADNVPPGEVYSCNDLDRAFRSLDKIKPHISVWWQNAPQAEHLLKTGEVDLLPAFSLGALAAIEVGAPVAFSWDQHIYGYDNWTILKGTPNADACRQFIQFATDPERQARLIPYGVAPTQSSALAQEVLQRNRIDPKYVRLLATYPANLEKGMPSDGLYWADKHSSTIERFNQWMLN comes from the coding sequence ATGAAAGAGCACAATCAAATTTCTGAAAGGCGTCGTAATATGATCAAGACGGTGATAGCCGGTTTGGGCGTAGCCTCCGTGGTGAGCGCACCCCTCATCAAGCCATCTCTTAAACTCGCCAAAAAATCAAAACAAAAAATTATTATCCGCACCTCAGGCGGAAGAGATCATATTGCTTATACCAAAATACTCTTCGAACCCTTCACAAAAGAAACAGGGATTGAGATAGAGGCCGTTATATCCAATGTGGAGCCTATCGCCGAAATTAGAACGATGGTCAATACGAGGACGTATCGCTGGAATATGGCATGCCTGAGCAATCGGGCGGTTCCAATCCTGGGCAAGGAAGGTTATTTAGAAAAGCACTTGCTTGAGCATGACCCTGTAGTCTCAGCCATCGTGCCGCGCTTTTTGTCGGAGTATAGCGTTGGCATGAATGTCTACTCTACGGTGCTCGCATATCGGGAAGAGGCGTTCAAAGGACGCCCAGCGCCGAGAACTTGGAAGGACTTTTGGGATGTGAAAAATTTCCCCGGCCGCCGCGCTCTGCGCAAAATCCCCTTTGATACGATAGAGGAAGCATTATTGGCCGATAACGTACCTCCAGGAGAAGTCTATTCTTGTAATGATCTTGACCGCGCCTTTCGTAGTCTGGATAAAATCAAGCCGCATATTTCTGTCTGGTGGCAAAATGCGCCCCAAGCTGAGCATCTCTTGAAAACGGGTGAAGTCGATTTACTCCCTGCTTTTTCACTTGGTGCACTCGCCGCTATTGAAGTAGGTGCTCCTGTTGCGTTTTCCTGGGATCAACATATCTACGGCTACGATAATTGGACAATTTTAAAAGGTACGCCTAATGCAGATGCCTGCCGTCAATTTATCCAGTTTGCCACCGACCCTGAGCGACAGGCGCGCCTTATCCCCTATGGGGTAGCCCCTACCCAATCTAGCGCTTTAGCCCAGGAAGTTCTGCAAAGAAACCGGATTGATCCCAAATATGTCAGGCTACTTGCTACTTATCCAGCTAACTTAGAAAAAGGGATGCCGAGCGATGGTTTGTACTGGGCAGATAAACATAGCTCAACCATTGAACGTTTTAATCAGTGGATGCTGAATTGA